A stretch of Gallus gallus isolate bGalGal1 chromosome 2, bGalGal1.mat.broiler.GRCg7b, whole genome shotgun sequence DNA encodes these proteins:
- the LOC107051671 gene encoding UPF0500 protein C1orf216 homolog, which yields MAEETCAVIRDEEETQKNSDEDPFHDAETALPDCYAGLSEGNRSSEVPERLSVLSSKAVAQAKALAGPSAVVSGSQAQSKASALAKHHLMAVSASAGDLSCSTTICKPKPRGLASPCSESVYCSCDQDSEASCVPGMPDGAGKPPRAVVALLVNNLRCCHVPADSARPVESCTEGNPCSLGSAIWMKTTTVMETLENKKKEEKEKYRLQLAMYRRLLLLRSIRSLHKQLEQQQARLQECYGIVINTKKEVLKHIRSTLPSPSP from the coding sequence ATGGCTGAGGAAACATGTGCAGTAATAAGAGATGAAGAGGAGACCCAGAAAAACTCTGATGAAGACCCATTTCATGATGCTGAAACGGCATTGCCTGATTGCTATGCTGGCCTTAGTGAAGGCAACAGAAGCTCAGAGGTGCCAGAAAGACTGTCTGTCCTCTCTAGCAAGGCTGTGGCCCAAGCAAAAGCACTTGCTGGACCATCAGCGGTCGTCAGTGGCAGCCAGGCACAGAGCAAGGCATCTGCCTTGGCCAAGCACCACCTGATGGCTGTCAGTGCATCAGCAGGAGACTTGTCCTGCTCTACAACAATCTGTAAACCCAAGCCCAGGGGCCTTGCCTCACCGTGCTCTGAAAGTGTCTACTGTAGCTGTGACCAGGATTCAGAAGCATCATGTGTCCCTGGGATGCCTGACGGGGCTGGTAAGCCCCCCAGGGCAGTCGTGGCCCTGTTGGTGAACAACCTCAGGTGCTGCCATGTGCCAGCTGATAGTGCACGGCCTGTGGAGAGCTGCACTGAGGGCAACCCTTGCAGTCTGGGCTCAGCCATCTGGATGAAGACCACAACAGTAATGGAGACcctagaaaataagaaaaaggaggaaaaggagaagtaTCGGCTCCAGCTAGCAATGTACCGAAGACTCCTGCTGTTGCGTTCGATCAGGAGCTTGCAcaagcagctggagcagcagcaggccagGTTACAGGAATGCTATGGCATAGTCATAAATACCAAGAAAGAAGTGTTAAAACACATTCGTTCAACCTTGCCCTCTCCTTCTCCATAA